A portion of the Thalassotalea sp. LPB0316 genome contains these proteins:
- a CDS encoding Gldg family protein — protein sequence MPLKSSALFNIFRIAKKEVSLFFASPIAYLFIGAFVAITLFIFFWGEAFFARNIADVRPMFEWMPVLLIFLCATLTMKLWSEERRSGTVEYVHTSSVPLWHFVVGKFFGCLVLLSVALLITLALPITVSFIGELDWGPVISGYLAVLLLGSAYLAIGLAVSAKSHNQIVSLISASFISGIFFVIGTPVITDMFGHQGAELLRQLGTGARFEDITRGVIDARDLYYYLSLTLVFLALNTYFLEQERWAKSADKASKKVRYHKQWQLITALLCVNLLTANLWLGQLSSLRIDTTAGKQYSISDATKFYIEQLQEPLLIRGYFSQKTHPLLSPLVPQVQDLLNEYEVAGNGRIRVEIVDPQQSPELEEQANNQFGISPVPFQVADRYQSSIVSSYFNLLVQYGDEYQTLGFSDLIEVNNHSPSNIEVLLRNPEHDITRAIKTVLRDYQSAGNLFDTVKQSLTFTGYVSASDKLPPVLSEFRADIEEKLSQLTQQANGMLFVNFIEPEANQGQVAQQIADEFGFQPMATSLLANEQFYFYLTLSTPEQVIQIPLDDFTADSFSRNVEAAIKRFASGFTKTVAVVKPSTASYSMPSTSFSQLERMLEAELNVINEDLTDGSVTGEADILLLVAPSSLNEKQLFAVDQFLMKGGTVIAATSPYKVNLMARNLSMSNHSSGLEAWLKHHGLTIENTLVMDPSNAAFPLPVTRNVGGFQLQEMRMLDYPYFADIRQGLNQEHLVTSQLPQLTMPWASPIKVDKDATAIAFTPLIKSSAQAWTSTSLDIMPKVDQLGNTSYSAQGDTAQHLLGVIAQGRFTSYFADQESPLLAADNGAEEAEQKTENESVDVGSVIKRAPQSARIILFSANDFLQDQVLRLTAGLSQTDYLNSLQLVVNTIDWSLEDTALMSIRSRSNFNRTLPPMEQNQQLLWEYGNYLLSFSLLLTIAFWLRQRRKSQQRRYLTWLTQ from the coding sequence ATGCCGCTTAAATCTTCCGCCTTGTTTAATATCTTTCGTATCGCTAAAAAAGAAGTGAGCTTATTTTTTGCATCACCGATCGCCTATTTATTTATTGGCGCATTTGTCGCTATCACCTTGTTCATCTTTTTTTGGGGCGAAGCATTTTTTGCCAGAAATATCGCAGATGTGCGACCGATGTTTGAATGGATGCCTGTACTTTTGATATTTCTCTGTGCGACATTAACAATGAAGCTCTGGAGTGAAGAGCGACGAAGTGGCACAGTCGAATATGTTCATACCTCATCGGTACCCTTATGGCACTTTGTTGTCGGCAAATTTTTTGGCTGTTTAGTGCTGTTGAGTGTCGCATTACTGATTACGCTCGCATTGCCTATTACAGTAAGCTTTATTGGCGAGCTCGATTGGGGGCCGGTTATTTCGGGTTACCTTGCGGTTTTATTGCTAGGTAGTGCCTATCTTGCCATCGGCCTTGCTGTTTCTGCTAAAAGCCATAACCAAATTGTCAGCCTAATTAGTGCAAGTTTTATTTCCGGCATATTTTTCGTTATTGGTACACCTGTTATCACCGATATGTTTGGCCACCAAGGTGCAGAGCTTTTGCGCCAACTGGGCACTGGCGCACGCTTTGAAGACATTACCCGTGGCGTAATCGATGCGCGAGACTTATATTACTACTTGTCACTTACGTTAGTTTTCTTGGCACTGAATACCTACTTTTTAGAGCAAGAACGCTGGGCTAAGTCGGCAGACAAAGCAAGTAAAAAAGTTCGCTATCACAAGCAATGGCAGTTGATCACCGCATTACTTTGCGTCAATCTTCTGACCGCAAATTTATGGTTGGGGCAACTGTCAAGTTTACGGATAGATACAACGGCAGGTAAGCAGTATTCGATTTCTGATGCCACCAAGTTTTATATCGAGCAGTTGCAAGAGCCGCTATTGATCAGAGGTTATTTCAGTCAAAAAACGCATCCTTTGCTTTCGCCGTTAGTTCCGCAAGTTCAAGATTTGCTCAACGAGTATGAAGTTGCCGGTAATGGTAGAATTCGCGTTGAAATCGTCGATCCACAACAATCACCGGAGCTTGAAGAGCAGGCCAACAACCAATTTGGCATTAGCCCTGTGCCGTTTCAAGTTGCAGATCGCTACCAGTCTTCTATTGTTAGCTCTTATTTCAACCTATTAGTGCAATATGGCGACGAATATCAAACCCTTGGCTTTAGCGACTTGATCGAAGTCAACAACCACTCGCCGTCAAACATCGAAGTACTATTGCGCAATCCTGAACACGACATCACTCGTGCGATTAAAACAGTGTTGCGAGATTACCAAAGTGCAGGAAACCTGTTCGATACCGTCAAACAATCGTTAACGTTTACCGGTTATGTTTCCGCTTCAGATAAGCTACCGCCAGTGCTCAGCGAATTTAGAGCAGATATTGAGGAAAAGTTAAGCCAATTAACGCAGCAAGCCAATGGTATGCTATTTGTTAACTTTATTGAGCCAGAAGCCAATCAGGGTCAAGTTGCCCAACAAATAGCCGATGAATTTGGCTTTCAACCCATGGCGACAAGTTTACTTGCCAACGAGCAATTCTATTTTTATTTAACATTATCAACACCGGAGCAAGTGATTCAAATCCCGCTCGACGACTTTACTGCTGATAGCTTTAGTCGCAATGTTGAAGCGGCAATCAAACGGTTTGCCTCAGGGTTCACAAAAACCGTTGCGGTTGTCAAGCCTAGCACTGCATCTTATAGCATGCCTTCAACGAGCTTTTCTCAACTTGAACGGATGCTAGAGGCTGAGCTGAATGTGATCAATGAAGACTTAACCGATGGCAGCGTTACAGGTGAAGCTGATATTTTGTTATTGGTAGCACCAAGCTCACTCAATGAAAAGCAACTCTTTGCTGTCGATCAGTTTTTAATGAAAGGTGGCACAGTGATCGCAGCAACATCGCCATACAAGGTTAACTTAATGGCGAGAAATCTATCAATGTCTAACCATTCAAGCGGCCTTGAAGCGTGGTTAAAACATCATGGCTTAACCATTGAAAATACCTTGGTTATGGATCCGAGTAATGCGGCATTTCCACTGCCGGTAACTCGCAACGTAGGCGGTTTCCAATTACAAGAAATGCGCATGCTCGATTATCCGTATTTTGCTGATATTCGCCAAGGGTTAAATCAAGAGCATCTTGTGACTTCGCAATTACCGCAACTGACTATGCCATGGGCGTCACCTATTAAAGTCGACAAGGATGCAACAGCCATTGCATTTACACCATTGATCAAAAGTTCAGCGCAGGCGTGGACATCAACGTCACTTGATATTATGCCGAAAGTTGATCAGCTCGGTAATACTAGTTATTCGGCACAAGGTGACACTGCACAGCATTTATTGGGGGTGATTGCTCAAGGCAGGTTTACTTCGTATTTTGCTGATCAAGAATCCCCACTGCTAGCGGCGGATAACGGTGCAGAAGAAGCTGAGCAAAAGACAGAAAACGAGTCGGTGGATGTTGGCAGTGTTATTAAACGCGCGCCACAAAGTGCTCGTATTATTTTGTTTAGTGCTAATGACTTTTTGCAAGATCAGGTCTTAAGGCTAACTGCAGGGTTATCACAAACAGATTATCTCAACAGTTTACAACTCGTGGTCAACACGATTGATTGGTCGCTTGAAGACACGGCATTAATGAGTATTCGTTCGCGCAGTAACTTTAATCGCACGTTACCACCAATGGAGCAGAATCAGCAACTACTCTGGGAGTATGGTAACTATTTACTGTCATTTAGTTTACTACTGACTATAGCGTTTTGGCTTCGTCAACGTCGAAAGAGTCAACAGCGTCGTTACTTAACTTGGTTAACTCAGTAG
- a CDS encoding ABC transporter ATP-binding protein: MLHVSKLTRSYGDFVAVNNVSFSIQQGEIIGLLGHNGAGKTSIMKIISGFLEAEQGEVTLDGISITNEPKKLQQQLGYLPENLPVYPEMTIAEYLDYAADLKGLKGEYKHSEIKRVIQATDLSAKLLAPIETLSRGYKQRVGVAQAILGQPKLLILDEPTNGLDPEQTQQMRELIKSIASQATVILSTHIMQEVDALCDRVLILKNGQLLLDETMANLQDTKHVLVETDFEQLDLIEALIGVEFVAPIDSQKLLVELEQASRIREISSEISRLIVNHGKQLYSLVPRKRDLESVFNQINNQEPSQEVTHKEVQDAA, translated from the coding sequence ATGCTTCATGTAAGCAAGTTGACTCGCAGTTATGGCGACTTTGTTGCTGTTAACAATGTGAGCTTTTCTATCCAACAAGGAGAAATTATAGGTCTGTTAGGTCACAATGGCGCGGGAAAGACTAGCATAATGAAAATTATTAGCGGCTTTCTCGAAGCTGAACAAGGCGAAGTGACACTCGATGGTATTTCGATAACTAACGAGCCCAAAAAATTACAGCAACAATTGGGCTATTTACCGGAGAACTTACCTGTTTATCCGGAAATGACCATTGCTGAATACCTCGACTATGCGGCAGATCTTAAAGGCTTGAAAGGCGAGTACAAACACTCAGAAATTAAGCGAGTTATTCAAGCTACAGATCTGTCGGCTAAACTACTTGCGCCGATTGAAACTTTATCGCGGGGTTATAAACAAAGAGTTGGTGTTGCTCAGGCAATTTTGGGCCAGCCTAAACTGCTTATCTTAGACGAGCCTACCAATGGCCTTGATCCGGAACAAACCCAACAAATGCGTGAATTGATCAAGAGTATTGCTAGCCAAGCAACTGTTATTTTATCAACCCACATTATGCAAGAAGTAGACGCCTTGTGTGATCGCGTACTGATCTTAAAAAATGGTCAACTATTACTCGATGAAACAATGGCTAACTTACAGGATACAAAGCACGTATTAGTTGAAACCGACTTTGAACAGTTAGATCTTATCGAGGCGCTCATTGGTGTCGAATTTGTTGCTCCAATAGATTCACAAAAGTTACTCGTTGAACTAGAACAAGCTAGCCGTATTCGGGAAATAAGTAGTGAAATTAGTCGGTTAATTGTCAATCACGGTAAACAGCTATATAGCTTAGTGCCACGAAAACGTGATTTAGAAAGTGTTTTTAATCAAATAAATAACCAAGAGCCAAGCCAAGAAGTAACTCATAAGGAGGTGCAAGATGCCGCTTAA
- a CDS encoding Hsp20 family protein yields the protein MNSVDLTPLYRSSIGFDRLASLLDSALTSDTTPSGYPPYNIEVIEDNRYAITLAVAGFSQDELDIQVEKGVLTIRGNKSTKDDGKYLYHGIANRTFERKFNLADYVEVTNADLANGLLTIDLVKEIPESMKPKSIAINQKAQAIEDKSQAQRSNKTEKAA from the coding sequence ATGAACTCAGTTGATTTAACCCCCCTATACCGCAGTAGTATCGGTTTTGACCGCCTAGCATCGCTGTTAGACAGCGCGCTTACTTCTGATACTACGCCAAGCGGTTACCCCCCTTATAATATCGAGGTGATTGAAGATAACCGCTATGCAATCACATTAGCTGTTGCTGGTTTTTCACAAGATGAGCTCGATATTCAAGTAGAAAAAGGCGTATTAACAATCCGTGGTAACAAGTCGACTAAGGATGACGGTAAATATTTGTATCACGGTATCGCCAATCGAACGTTTGAGCGCAAGTTTAATCTTGCAGACTATGTCGAGGTGACAAACGCCGATTTAGCTAATGGCTTATTGACGATTGATTTAGTGAAAGAAATCCCTGAGTCGATGAAACCTAAGTCGATTGCAATAAATCAAAAAGCACAGGCGATAGAAGACAAAAGTCAAGCACAGCGCTCCAACAAAACAGAAAAGGCGGCGTAA
- the nhaA gene encoding Na+/H+ antiporter NhaA codes for MTKEHFRQMIQHDTLGGLLLVLAASMAMLVANSGLSDIYNDFLALPVAIKFGSFEIAKPLLLWVNDGLMAIFFFLVGLEVKREIIEGHLSSIEQIILPAIGAIAGIVFPALFYVWFNWGNPEAIIGWAVPSATDIAFALGVFSLFAKHVPLSLKLFLLSVAIFDDIGAIVIIALFYSQDLSTLSLTVAAIGLVVLFVLNRCNVRYQAAYLLVGVVVWAAVLKSGVHATLAGFALALFIPLKVKNEDGNPMLLNLEHNVQPWVAFCILPLFAFANAGVSLAGLEFADLLHPVTLGVIAGLFVGKQLGIFGACWLAIKLGFAKLPEGANWQQFYGVSVLCGIGFTMSLFIGSLAFEGSGTGYFNQVKLGVLIASIFAALWGGWMIKLSQPREQEVSYETRNSIG; via the coding sequence ATGACTAAAGAACATTTTAGACAAATGATCCAACACGATACGCTTGGCGGCTTATTATTGGTGTTAGCAGCGAGTATGGCTATGTTAGTTGCTAATTCTGGCTTGAGTGATATCTATAATGACTTTTTAGCCCTACCTGTGGCGATTAAGTTTGGTAGTTTTGAAATAGCTAAGCCACTGTTACTGTGGGTTAATGATGGTCTAATGGCTATTTTCTTTTTTCTTGTTGGTCTTGAGGTCAAACGAGAAATCATTGAAGGCCACTTATCATCTATTGAGCAAATTATTTTGCCCGCTATCGGCGCTATAGCCGGTATTGTTTTCCCAGCGTTGTTTTATGTTTGGTTTAACTGGGGAAATCCTGAGGCGATTATCGGCTGGGCGGTGCCATCGGCAACTGATATTGCTTTTGCCCTCGGTGTGTTTAGCTTATTTGCTAAGCACGTACCTTTATCGTTGAAGTTGTTTCTATTATCGGTGGCGATTTTTGATGATATCGGCGCGATTGTGATCATCGCACTATTTTACTCCCAAGATTTATCAACGTTGTCATTAACCGTTGCGGCCATTGGATTGGTTGTATTGTTTGTGTTAAATCGCTGTAATGTTAGATACCAAGCGGCTTATTTATTAGTTGGCGTTGTCGTTTGGGCTGCAGTATTAAAGTCAGGAGTACATGCCACACTCGCTGGTTTTGCATTAGCTTTATTTATTCCTCTTAAGGTTAAAAACGAAGACGGTAACCCAATGTTACTCAATCTAGAGCACAATGTGCAGCCGTGGGTGGCATTTTGTATTTTACCTTTGTTTGCCTTTGCCAACGCTGGCGTTTCGCTAGCTGGGCTTGAATTTGCCGATCTATTACATCCAGTTACCTTAGGTGTAATAGCAGGTTTATTTGTTGGTAAACAATTGGGTATTTTCGGTGCTTGTTGGTTAGCCATCAAGCTAGGCTTTGCCAAATTACCTGAAGGGGCTAACTGGCAACAATTTTATGGTGTATCTGTGCTATGCGGTATTGGCTTTACAATGAGTTTGTTCATTGGCTCGTTAGCTTTTGAAGGCTCAGGTACTGGATATTTCAACCAAGTCAAACTAGGTGTGTTAATTGCTTCAATATTCGCTGCCTTATGGGGTGGGTGGATGATCAAACTATCACAACCTAGAGAGCAGGAGGTAAGTTATGAAACGCGTAATAGTATTGGTTAG
- the nhaR gene encoding transcriptional activator NhaR: MKQLNYNHLYYFYLIAKEGSIANACKILHLTPQTVSGQLATLEDYLGIQLFTRIGKKLILNEHGKLVLAYAEDIFSLGHELLQNLEPSTLNQKLTFTVGITDVIPKVFSYEFLKPVLDGDIPIKLVCREGELDYLLAQLALNKLDVILSDCPIPPGRKIKAYNHKTIESGLTFYIAKNKVATLEGGFPACLNQQKLLIPGEQSSMRISVISWLKDNNLKPNIVAEFDDSALTKLFGQAGYGIFCTPTIVERHVLETYQVEVVGRTEEIKEQLYLITSERKFKHPALVAISEYSKVFNQ; encoded by the coding sequence ATGAAACAGTTAAACTACAATCACCTGTATTATTTTTACTTGATAGCCAAAGAAGGCAGCATTGCTAATGCCTGTAAAATACTGCATTTAACGCCGCAAACAGTAAGTGGACAACTTGCCACTTTAGAAGACTATTTAGGGATTCAACTATTCACCCGTATTGGAAAGAAGCTGATACTCAACGAACACGGGAAATTGGTGTTAGCTTATGCGGAAGACATTTTTAGCTTAGGTCATGAGTTACTGCAAAATCTTGAGCCAAGTACGCTGAATCAAAAACTAACGTTTACCGTTGGCATCACTGATGTTATCCCTAAAGTATTTAGTTACGAATTTTTAAAACCCGTTCTCGATGGCGACATACCCATTAAACTGGTATGTCGCGAAGGGGAACTTGACTATTTACTCGCGCAATTAGCGCTCAACAAGCTAGATGTAATATTATCAGACTGCCCTATTCCTCCCGGTAGAAAAATCAAAGCCTACAACCACAAAACTATTGAGAGTGGCCTAACCTTTTATATTGCTAAGAATAAAGTGGCAACGTTAGAAGGTGGCTTTCCGGCGTGCTTAAATCAGCAAAAACTGTTGATCCCTGGCGAGCAATCATCTATGCGCATCAGTGTTATCTCTTGGTTGAAAGATAATAATCTAAAACCTAACATTGTCGCAGAATTTGACGATAGCGCGCTAACCAAATTATTCGGTCAAGCCGGCTATGGTATATTTTGTACGCCAACGATTGTCGAGCGCCACGTATTGGAAACTTATCAAGTAGAAGTTGTAGGCAGAACAGAAGAAATAAAAGAGCAGCTATACTTGATTACCTCGGAACGAAAATTCAAGCATCCAGCACTCGTTGCGATTAGCGAATACAGTAAAGTGTTTAATCAATAA